The Stenotrophomonas indicatrix DNA segment CGCGTTCAAGTGGGCCAAGCGCCGCGTACTGCTGACCGCGCAGCCGTTGCCAGCGCCGAACGCGCGTCGCGCCGGTCTGTTGCTGGCAGTGGATGACGATGGCCCGGGCATCGCACCGGAGGATATCGGCAAGGTGCTGCAGCGTGGCGTGCGCGGCGATGAGCGCGTGCAGGGCCACGGCATCGGTCTGTCGATCGTGCAGGATCTGATCAAGGATTACCGCGGCGAGCTGCAGGTGTCCCGTTCCAGCGAACTGGGCGGCGCCCGTTTCGAAGTGCGGCTGCCGCCGGGGCCGTAAGCCTCCGCAATCGGTAGTGCCGGCCGCTGGCCGGCAACCTCATGATCTTCGGTGTCATTGCCAGGTTGCCGGCCAGCGGCCGGCACTACCGTATTTCGATCACCGGCGGCTCGCCGTAAAACCGCCTGAGATGCGCAGCCACTTCCGGCAGCGCTTCGGCCAGCAGATCCGGCGCAGAGAAGTGGTACTCGCTGGCGACCGCAAAGAACTCTTCCGGTGCCTCGGCCGCATACGGATCGATCCCTGTTTCCACGCCTGCATCCACCTGCGCGCAGAACGCATCGTAGGACTGCTGGAAGTCCGCTGCCCACTCGCGCTGCCATGCGCGCGGCAACGGCGGCGTGCCGTCCATTGCGCCATCCAGCGCATCCAGCTTGTGCACCATCTCGTGCACCACCACGCAGAACCCATCATGTGGTGAGGCCAGTTCGGACTGCACATCGGCCCAGGACAGGATCAACGGACCGCTGTCCCACGCTTGACCAATCACCTCGTCATTCCATTCGTGCAGCACGCCATCTGCGTCCATGTGGCTGTTCTGCACGCGGAACGCATCGGGGTAGACGATCAGCTGCGACCAGCCCTCCAGCCCCACCTCGCCGAACTCCATCAGCGGCAGGCAGCACAGGGCAGCCAGCAGCACGCCGTCGGCCACCTGCAGCTGCAGCTCGCCAATCGGGGTAATGGTCTTTTCGTGCAGGAAGCGCGTGGCCAGCGTGCGCAACCGCGCACGGCGCGCATCATCCAGTCCGCGCAGCCAGGCTGCACGGCGCAGGGCATCGTTCCAGTGTTCGTCTTCAATCGGCCGCGGCGCAGGCCGCAGCCACTGCAGCAACGACTTGATCAGCGGAACATACCCGGCAGGTAGCTGTGCCACTTCGGCGCGCGGATGCGCTGCAGTACATCGTCGTCACCGCCACCGCCGCTGCTGGTCGTGGCGGCCGGGCGTACCGGTGCCGGCTTGGCGGCAGCTGCGGCAGGCGCCGTGGTCGGTGTGCGCTGCGAGGCCGCATCGCTCGCCGAGTAGACGCAGGCGCCACGGCTGTCATCAAGCGCTGCTGTGGCAGACGCCGCGAAGGGCATCGTCAGCAGGATCAGGCAATGGGCATAACGGCGCATTGACGACATCCACGTTAAGGGAAGGTGAGCTCTCGATTCTAGCCCGAACCCGGCGCCAGATTGGAAGCCCGCCGGAACCAGGCCCAGCGGGCGTCGCTGGCGGCTTTCCCGCATAATTCCGTTCTGACCTTGTGGAAGCTGCCGTGGACGATCGCCAATTGCTGGCCAAACTCGCTGCCGGTCGCCTGTCCGGCGACGCCCTGGCCCGTGAGCTGGGCCAGACCCGGGCCGCCATTTGGAAGCGTATTCAAGGGCTTAGGGCCGCCGGTGTCGAGGTTGAAGGACGCGCAGGCGAGGGCTACGGGCTGACCCGGCCGGTCGACCTGCTGGAGGCCAAGACCATCCGCGCCGGCCTGCCCAAGGAGGCCGCAGCACTGCTGCACGACCTGCAGGTGGCCTGGACGGTGGACTCCACCAACGCCGAATTGCTGCGCTGCAGCGCGCCCCAGCGCGGTGTCAGCGTCCTGCTGGCCGAGCGCCAGACCGGCGGCCGTGGCCGTCGCGGGCGCACCTGGGCGTCGCCGCTGGCCGCGCATGTGTATCTGTCGGTGCTGCGCCTGTTCGAGGGTGGCCTCGGCCGCTTGGCCGGGCTGAGCCTGGTCGCCGGCGTCGCCGTGGCCGAAGCGCTGCACGACCTGGGCTATACGCAGGCGCAGCTGAAGTGGCCGAACGACGTGCTGGTCGATGGCCGCAAGCTGGTGGGCCTGCTGGCCGAGGGTGGTGGCGAATACGCCGGCCCGGCGCGTGCAGTGATCGGCATCGGCATCAACGTGCACATGCCGCCGGCCTTCGCCGAACAGATCACCCAGCCCTGGGTGGACCTGGACACGCTGGCCGGCGCATCGGTGGATCGCAACACGGTGGTGGCCGCGGTGCTGGCACGCCTGCTGCCGGCGCTGGAAGAATTCGATCGCGAAGGGCTGGCGCCGTTCCTGCCGCGCTATGCAGCGTTCGACATGCTGGCCGGACGCGAAGTGCGCGTGCAGCTGGATGGCCAGTGGCAGCACGGTACCGCGCTCGGCCTGGCCGACGATGGCGCGCTGCGCGTGGACATCGATGGCCGCGAGCGCCTGCTGCATGCCGGCGAAGTCAGTGTGAGAGAAGCATGAGCGACTGGTTGTTCGACCTGGGCAATTCGCGTTTCAAGTTTGCTCCCCTGCATGGCGACCGTGCCGGTGATGTGCAGGCCTGGGCGCATGGCGCCGAAGGCATGGCCGGGCAACCGCCGCACAGCCTGCCCAGTGGTGAAACCGCGTTTGTCGCCAGCGTCGCCGCACCATCGTTGACCAGCGCCATGCTGGATCAGCTGCAGCGCCGCTTCGAGCACGTGCATGTGGTGCGCACCAGCGCTCAGTGTGCAGGCGTACGCATTGCCTACGCCAAGCCGGAAAAATTCGGTGTCGACCGTTTCCTGGCCCTGCTGGCTGCCGCCAAGGCGCAACGGCCGGTGCTGGTGGTCGGTGTCGGCACGGCCCTGACCATCGACCTGCTTGATGCCGCTGGACAACATCACGGCGGACGCATTTCCGCCTCGCCGACCACCATGCGCGAAGCGCTGCACGCGCGCGCGGTGCAGCTGCCGGCCAGCGGTGGTGACTACAGCGAATTCGCCAACGACACCGCTGATGCGTTGGCGTCGGGTTGCGATGGTGCCGCCGTCGCATTGGTCGAACGCAGTGCCCGCCAGGCACAGGCGCTGCTGGGCGTGATGCCGTCGCTGCTGGTGCATGGCGGTGGCGCGCCCGCGCTGATGCCGCTGCTGGACGGTGCTGACTACCACCCGTCGCTGGTGCTGGATGGCCTCGCCCGCTGGGCGGTGCACCAGCCCGCAGGCTAGTATCGGCGCATGCTGACCCGTGCCTTGATCGTCGTGCTGGCGATCCTCAATCTTGGTGTCGCCACCTGGTGGCTGCTGCGCGATGAGCCGGCGCGTGCGCCGTTGCCGCCGCCCCCGACCGGCGTGGCCGAACTGCGCTGGCTGCCCGGCGGGACCGATGCGGCCGTGGCCGCGCAGGCCTCGGCGGCGGCACCTACGGAAGCACTGGTGGAGCGTGAGGCCGCGCCGGCTACTGCAGTGGCCGCTGCGCCCGCACCGGCAGCGGCGACGCCAACAGCATCCAGCAAGCCAGCCGAACCGGTGAAGGTGCCTGAGCCGGTCGCCGCCATCGCCAAGCCAGCGCCGGAACCGGTGGCCGAGAAACCCGCGGCCCCGGCTGCACCGCCGCGCTGCCTGGCACTGGGGCCGTTCGCCGACCGTGCCGCCGCCACCGCCGCACAAGGCCGTGCCGGCAACCTGCTGAGCCAAGTGCGCCTGCGCGAGCAGCCCGCCGCCAGCGGCAGCGCCCGTTACCGCGTGCTGCTGCCCGCCGCCGCCAGCCGCGATGACGCGCAGGCCACAGTCAAGCGCATCGTCGCCGCCGGCCTCAGCGATTACTACATCATCAGCCAGGGCGAAGAGACCAACGCCATTGCGCTGGGCCAGTACCGCAACCGCGAGGGCGCCGAACGGCGCATGGCCGCGGTACAGGCCGCCGGCTTCCAGCCGCGTCTGGTGGCCAGTGGTGATGCCGGCCAATGGTGGCTGGAAGGGCAGCTGGCCACCGGCAGCGAACCGGCCCAGGCGCAGCAGCGCAGTGGCGCCGCGCAGCAACGGTCGCTGGAATGCACGCGACTGCGCTAGAATTCCCAAACCACGGCGCTGCCGTCGGCGTTTCACCCCGTGCCGCTTTAGCTCAGTTGGTAGAGCAACTGTCTTGTAAACAGTAGGTCATCCGTTCGATTCGGATAAGCGGCACCATCAACCAATTGCCGACATCTCTGCCAAGCAGGGGGCGAGAGGTAGCACGCCAGGCAGGCTCCTCCGAACCCATGGATCAGCAGCCTTCCCCTCATTTCAGTTTCATCGTCGCCCTCGCGGCGGGCGCAGTCTGTTCCTGTGGGCACTTCACTTCACTTCACTTCAGCCATCAGCCTTTAGTCCGCTGTCCGTCGGATCTCTTGAGAGGGTGTAGCCTGTAGGCTACATTCCGCCATGAAGATCAAGCGTACTCGTCAGTTCGCGACATGGATTGACGCTCTCAGGGATGTGACCGCGCGCGTCCGTATCCTGGCCCGCATTGGTCGCCATCGCCGATGGCAATCCGGGTGATCATCGGAACCTGACGGACGGAGTTTCGGAGTTGCGCGTTGATGTAGGCCCTGGCTACCGGGTGTACTACACGAAACGAGGCAGGCGGGTGGTGATTCTGCTGGTCGGAGGAGACAAGGGTTCCCAGCAGCGCGACATCGAAAAGGCCAGAGAATTGGCGCGCGCTTTAAGGAGTTGAGCTCGCCAACGACGAACCTATCCAGTCACGAAGTACCGGAGCAGCACAACCATGGCCGTCAAGAAGAAGATCGAACTCGAAGATTTTGACGTGGCTGCGCACCTTCGGACTCCCGAAGAAATGGCGGCCTATCTCGACGCCTGTATCGCTGAAAGCGACGGTGATTCGGCATTCATTGCCAAGGCGCTGGGTGATATCGCGCGCGCAGGGAATGAGCAAAGTCGCGCGCGCGACCGGTCTGTCACGCGAGAGCCTGTATCGCGCACTGTCGGGCGAGCGCAGTCCTGACTTCGCGACTATCCTCAAAGTGATGCGGGCACTGGGCGTCCAGTTGCACGCCAGCGCGGCGTAAGACAGCGCACCGGCGGTGCTATGCCGGCGCGCTCCGCAGCCCTGTCACGCAGACTGCAGCTGCAGCTCGACGTACTCCGCCAATCCCCGACACGCCAGCAATAGCCCCTCGCGCGTTCCGTCGCCGATCTGCTGGCCGTCGTCTCCATCCACCCGCACGCGTTCGGCGGCGTGGAAAATTTCCAGCAAGGTGGTCAGCCCGGTAGCTGCACGGTTGGCGCGTGCCATGGCCATGCCCTGGCCGGGTGTCAGCGTTGGTCCGCGCCACGGCTGACCGTCGGCACCATCGCCGCTGCGGATGCGCTGCAGGCAGCCTTGCAACGTGATCGGGTCCGGCACATCGACGGTAGCGGCGAACGCAGCCTCCAGTGGCTGCGCAAGCTCGGGGGGCAGACGTTCGGCGGCGTCGCCCAGCGTGGCGGTCAGATAGGGATAGTCAGGGGCGGACATGTGGGCATCCTCGGGTGCAGCAGAGGCGCCACCGGCAGAGGGTGGCGGGCGATGCGTGGTTTCCAATCCGGCGCTTGATGAAACCGGCGGGCACAAGGCCCCCACGCACAGCCCGCCATAAGGCAGCAGACGGATTGCCAGCCGGCGCCGTTCAAGAAGCAGCGACGCCGGCTGGCAAGCGTAAATACATCAAGCACTCAGGGTTGGAAGCCCCGGCCATCCGTTGTCGATGGCAATTCATCATGCGCACGCAGAATCACGCGCTGCCAGTCGATTATTCCGATGGCATCGCGCTGTTTGAAAGGGAAAATGAACTATCGCAATTGGCTTGTCGTGGCCAATCCCAAGGCACAAACGACATTCTGCGCGGCGTGCTATTGGAGCCTGAAACAGGCTGTAGCGCCGCTATCGTGCGGCGCAAAGTCAACTCGGCGTGTCAAGCCAGCTTAACCACGTCACCAAGCAATCCACTCAACCATCATACGCACCCGCGCGGCGATCAACGCCGCCCCGGGTCACCCGGCACCAGGTGCCGCCACGGGAACACATCCTTGGCGAAATGGCTGACGTAGCCCCCCGTTGCTGCCTGGATGACCATGAACGACAACCGCGGACGCATGGCCTGCAGCGTCTGCAGCTGCGCCACATCCAACGCGCTGTTGCGCAGCCGGAAAGTGTGCAGCGCATCGAAGGCATGGCTGGCAAACAAGTGCTCATAGGCCGCGAGAGGCGTAACCACATCAGCGTCGCGCGCATCAGCCCAGACGAACTGCAGCTCCGTCGATTCGGTGAAATCCAGCAGGCCCAAGGCAGGCAGGTTGCGTGATGCGGCGAGGTTGTCGATGAAGCGCTGGGTGTCCGAGCCACCGCCAATGCGCAGGCTGTGTAGGTGCGGCAGAGGCACCTCGAAGAACGCGGTGTCCGGTGCATTCGGCACCACCAGCTCGCCCAGGTGCGGCGCCTTGGAAACGAAGCGGGCGATCTCGCCGTCTTCTTCCATGATGGGGCCCGCGCGCTGCACCAGCGACATGTTGTGGTCGGCCGGTTCTGTGGGGGAGATCGACAACGAGCGCAGGCGCGGGAAACGCACATCGCTGTCGTATACGGCTCCCAGCGGTGACGATGCGCTGGAGGCCTGCAACGTGCGCAAGGGTGCGCAGGGCAGGGTGGTGACCCAAGTGCCGGTGGGCAGCGATT contains these protein-coding regions:
- a CDS encoding zinc-dependent peptidase translates to MAQLPAGYVPLIKSLLQWLRPAPRPIEDEHWNDALRRAAWLRGLDDARRARLRTLATRFLHEKTITPIGELQLQVADGVLLAALCCLPLMEFGEVGLEGWSQLIVYPDAFRVQNSHMDADGVLHEWNDEVIGQAWDSGPLILSWADVQSELASPHDGFCVVVHEMVHKLDALDGAMDGTPPLPRAWQREWAADFQQSYDAFCAQVDAGVETGIDPYAAEAPEEFFAVASEYHFSAPDLLAEALPEVAAHLRRFYGEPPVIEIR
- the birA gene encoding bifunctional biotin--[acetyl-CoA-carboxylase] ligase/biotin operon repressor BirA, whose product is MDDRQLLAKLAAGRLSGDALARELGQTRAAIWKRIQGLRAAGVEVEGRAGEGYGLTRPVDLLEAKTIRAGLPKEAAALLHDLQVAWTVDSTNAELLRCSAPQRGVSVLLAERQTGGRGRRGRTWASPLAAHVYLSVLRLFEGGLGRLAGLSLVAGVAVAEALHDLGYTQAQLKWPNDVLVDGRKLVGLLAEGGGEYAGPARAVIGIGINVHMPPAFAEQITQPWVDLDTLAGASVDRNTVVAAVLARLLPALEEFDREGLAPFLPRYAAFDMLAGREVRVQLDGQWQHGTALGLADDGALRVDIDGRERLLHAGEVSVREA
- a CDS encoding type III pantothenate kinase, with translation MSDWLFDLGNSRFKFAPLHGDRAGDVQAWAHGAEGMAGQPPHSLPSGETAFVASVAAPSLTSAMLDQLQRRFEHVHVVRTSAQCAGVRIAYAKPEKFGVDRFLALLAAAKAQRPVLVVGVGTALTIDLLDAAGQHHGGRISASPTTMREALHARAVQLPASGGDYSEFANDTADALASGCDGAAVALVERSARQAQALLGVMPSLLVHGGGAPALMPLLDGADYHPSLVLDGLARWAVHQPAG
- a CDS encoding SPOR domain-containing protein, with amino-acid sequence MLTRALIVVLAILNLGVATWWLLRDEPARAPLPPPPTGVAELRWLPGGTDAAVAAQASAAAPTEALVEREAAPATAVAAAPAPAAATPTASSKPAEPVKVPEPVAAIAKPAPEPVAEKPAAPAAPPRCLALGPFADRAAATAAQGRAGNLLSQVRLREQPAASGSARYRVLLPAAASRDDAQATVKRIVAAGLSDYYIISQGEETNAIALGQYRNREGAERRMAAVQAAGFQPRLVASGDAGQWWLEGQLATGSEPAQAQQRSGAAQQRSLECTRLR